TCCACCGCAGAAATCAGCCTTGAGATATTGTCAAGCTTCCAATCGTTGCCGAATGCAAGCTGTTCCAAGATCCGTTCCGGGTTTGTCTCGTTCATCGTCTATCTCCCAACGCTTGTTGCACTTGGCTCGCCTAAGTTCTTTCGCTTCTTCTTTGATCGCGCCACTATAAGAGGCACAGTCACACCAGCTGCGAGGAGAACTACCGCGCCAGCCACCATCGTTGCCATCAAAATACCGCTGCCAAACGGATTCTCAGCCTCTGCGCCGCTATTCCCTCCACCGGATTCTTTCGGCCAGACATCCTTGGCCGTTGGAAGCATGAGGGCCCAATCGCAATCGTCGTAATCTGCCGGGTTAACGCCGCAGCGGGGGTCATCAAGGCTCACCACAAAGAGCGGGTTCTCATCCGGATACTGTGTCGGATCAACTGCGAGCATTGAAACGGGATTCACAATGCCATAGCCGTATTCTCGCCCCGACCAAACTGGCTCAGCGTCGACAACCTTGCCCGTATTGCGAATTAACGATTGCAGTACTTGAAAAGCCGTTGCTTCCGGATACTTTTCCAATCCCAATGCGATAGTTCCTGCAATCAACGGCGTGGCGATGGAAGTGCCACTGGCCAAGGATGGGCCCCAGCCCTCTGAACCCGAGGGGCTCAGCAGTTCAAATGCTGGTCCACTCACGGCCAGGTTGGAAGACCCCTCTGCGTCTGCGACCTCGCCAAACATGTTGAGTCCACGAATCACGTTGCCTTCAACATCGACCCCGCCCACGGCGACAACTCCGTTCATGCCGAAGGGGAGTTTGAGTTCATACGTCTCTTCGCCCGTGGGGTTCGGGGTTGAGGCGACAATTGGGACGCCCGCACGCATCGCATGTATCTGAGCCAGTTCCCAGCCGGACGTAAATACGGATGCCGCTCGCGAAATGCTAATTACATCCACACCGTCTTCGACCGCTTGCCGCGCTGCCAGTGCATCAGGGTCGAGTATTGGCCATTCCGCCGTATCGCTCGATTCTCTTGGGTCATCGGATTCAAAAGTGCCGGTAACCGGGTTGTAGGCCTCACACGCAGTAGATCCATCCTTTGCTTGGGCTTCCATCGGGAGGCCAACAGCGTAGAAGAGGATCTTTGCCTCAGGGACGATACCTCTTGTGCCAACACCGCCATCACCAGCGACGCCATTACCGACAAGCATGGAGACGACGTCCGTTCCGTGGCTTCGCGCAAGGTCCGTGCTGACCGCAGGAGGTTCTTCACCCGTTTCCTTGTTCTTGCAAAACTGTCCGCGCACCTCAATGTCAGCCCCTTGGAGCTCTGGGGCCTCCAAGTTGATTGCGGAATCAATGACCGCAATCGTCATGCCCTTGCCCGTCAGTCCCTGCTCGCGAATCTGATCAAACTTCATCCGATCGGCATACCAAAGGCCTGCTGCGCGCTCATCACCTGAAAGCACTGCCCGGTTGGGGACTGCGCCTGCTGCCAGCGGCGTGCCCATCAATAGCGCTGCGCCAAGCACGGATACAGCCAAGACCCGAGGGAGCCTCATCCCCATTGCTTTTGGGGATCACTGGCGCTTCCCTCTGCGGACGCCGATCCGGAATCTAGGCCTCGCAGCATGACAGCGATGTCCTCATCGACACTTTGCATCTGCTCAATCGAGAACTTAGAACTCTTCAAATCAGCCTGAATAGCAGCAATTCGCTTCGTGAACTGGGCTTCGAGGTTGCCACCAATCGAAGCCAGCTTCAAAGCATATTCTGCTGCTGGGCCCTCCTTCACCCCGCTCACTTGAGACATCTCTGTGTTCGAAGGAGCTCCAGCGTCATAGGTAATCACGCTGCCGATTGCATCGGCAGCGATGCTTGTCGCCTTCAGATTCTTGCCTTCAGCCATACTGCTTGTCCTTACAGTTCCCCAGTGTGCATATCTACGTCTGAATCCACTCTACGTAACTGCGAGCCGGATCGCGACCTAGTCGATTCGGAATGAGCCAGTTGTCCGTGTCTATCGCCCAGTCTCTCCGGAGGGAAAGCGTCTCCTCGTCGTTGCTCAATTGAACACATGCATGTATCTCATCGACCGAGCCGCGCACGCCCCGCCTGGGCACTCATCGCGATACTCGTTATCGTGGGCACGCTCATCGCGGTGTATGGCATCGCACTCGCCAAGTCCAGCTACAAATCACTCACGGCGGCTGAGAAAACAACGGAATAACAAGCTCCCAACCCGCTAGGCTAGCCGCGCTCGTAGGCACGCCTACGTATACTGTCCGGCCGCGCGACAATGGTCCGGATCGCAACCTGCTTCGTCAGGCTCAGGCCTGTGCATCCGGCGCACCTGCCGCTATCTGGAGGCTCTACGGCTGATGGATCGTACGATCACGATTGTCACAACGGCAGCGATAAGGAGCAGCAGTATGAACACGGCGGCTAGAAGCAGCACAGCGTTGATCCCGGTTCCCTCAGACGGAGTGTCCACGGAGCCTGGAACCGCATTGGGCGGCCACACTTCGTCCGGAAGCGGCATCATTATCGCCCACGCACATTCGTCAAAGGTGCTCGCGTTGCTCCCGCACCTCGGGTCGGTCAGGCTCGTCACAAACAGCGGGTTCTCGTCAGGGAATTGGGACGGATCGACAGCGAGCATTGCGACGGGCTTCACAATGCCGTAGCCATACGTTGGCCCGTTCCACTCGGGCTCAGAAATACCTTCGCCGCCCGTCGTTCGGATCATCGCTTGCAGGACCTGAAACGCGCTTGTGCCCGGATACTTCTCGATCCCCAGCGCGATCACTCCAGCGACGAGGGGCGTGGCGAGCGAGGTGCCACTAGCGAGCGACGGCCCCCAGCTCTCGTTCCCTGCAGGGGCCAGAATCTCATACCCTGGCGCAGCAAATGCCAGGTTTTTTGACCCGGGAGCATCCTCGATGTCGGTACCGTACGTGTTCTGACCTCGGATTACATTCCCATCGTTGTCGACACCGCCGACCGCAACGACGCCGTTCAGCGCGTACGGCATAGCTTCCTCCACTGAACGGCCCATCCGCGGATTCGAAGTTCCTGCCACGATCGGCACCCCGGCTCGCAACGCCTGCGCCTCGGCCAGAGCCCAGACGGGACCTTCCCAAATCGAAGCTACGCTGGAAATACTTACGATGTCAGCACCATCTTCCACCGCCCGGCTCACCGCAAACGCGGACCCAACGGTAATGGGAGCCTCCATCGGATCATCTGGCAACGCAGTGAAATCCTTCTGGAGTTCACCGGTGTCTGGGTCGACTGCTTCACATACAGTGACGCCGTTCTTATTTACCTGCTTCGAGTCGGCGGAGTAAAAGAGAATCTTGGCGTCGGGCACAATACCCAGCGTGCCGGGTCCTCCATCGGCAGCCACGCCGTTTCCCACGAGCATTGCCACCACACTTGTTCCGTGGCTGCGGTTCAGGTCATCAGAAATCGCGGGAAGCGACTCTCCTGTATCGGCATTCTCACAATACTGACCGCGGACTTCGATATCTGCCCCGCGAAGCTCTGCTGCGTCGAGGTTAATGGCGTCATCGACAACTGCGATCGTCACGCCCTTACCCGTGAGGCCTTGCTCACGAATCTGATCAAACTTCATCCGATCGGCGTACCAAAGACCTGCCGCGCGCTCGTCAGGCGAAAGTTCGGTGCGAACGGTGAGCGCCGACGCCGCAGCAGGCGCGGCAACAAGGAGCGCGACCAGCATCGCGCCAGCCGCAATTCGAAGTCTTGACCGCATCTCTCGGCTCCTAGCCCTGGCCGCGCACCGTCGCGACCGTAAAGCTACGGTTGCCGATGCGCACGCGCGAGCCGTCTTCGAGCCGCACGCGCGACCCCTTTGCGAGCAGCGAACCCTCGCCAGTGTCGTCAAGGATCTCTGAGCCGTTGGTCGACCCGAGGTCCGTCAGCCAGACGCTGTCGCCCCGGTAGTCGAGCCGCAAGTGAGTCTTCGAGACCGTGCCCTCCGAGTCCTGCACCACCACGAGCTGGTCGTCCTGTTCGGTGCGGTCGGGCTTGCGCCCCAAGTTCACCGCCACCGGGATGGACAGCTGAGCGCGCTGCCCGGTGTCGAAGGTCAGCAGCAGCTGCTCGCCCACCTCGACGTGCCGCACAGGCTGCGGCGGCGTCGCAATCGGGGCGTCCACGGGCACGACTCCGGCGGGCATTGCGTGTGCGTTGCCCGCTGCGGGCGGCACCGTGCCAGTCGCTGGGCCGCGCGCGGGCGCCGGGGCGCGCAGGATCGGCGGGACAGCCTGCCCTGCAGGCGCCTGGGCCATGGAAACGGCCGGCTGCTGAGCCTGAGCCGCGGGCTGCGGGGGCGATTGAACTTGGGGGCGCTGCTGCGGCTGCGGCTGCGCGTGAGCCTGCGGCTGCGGCTGGGCTTGCGGACGCTGCTGCGGCTGGACCTGCTGCGGCACCTGCGCGGCCGGCGCCACGTGCTGCATCGGCGCAACCGACGGCTCGACGCGCTGCGGCTGCGCGGGCTGCTGCCCGGCACTGGCCTGGTGCGCGACGGCCGGAGCCTGCGCCGCGCCCATCGCCTGCGCACTGGCAGCCCACGCCTCGGCACCCTGCACCCATGCCTGGCGCTCGGCGTTGCTCGGCACCTTCACCACGAGGGTGCGGCCGGCGCGGTCGGCGACGCTGCGCCCCATCCGCATCGGATCGGCCGCGCTCGTTGCGGCGACCGCGATGCCGCCGACGAAGCCAACCAGGCTGCCGGCGCCCTGCACCAGAGCGCGCACCGCACCGCGGGCCACCCCCGGCGAGAAGGGGGCGTCGTCGCGTACCGTGCGCATGCGCAGCAGCAGGTTGCCGATCGTCACTCCGGTGCGCGCCTCGAGCACCGCCAAGATGACGGCCGCCTCGAGCAGCACGACCACGCCGACGAGGAGGCTCTTCGTGAACACCCAGGTGAGCGCGGCGATGAGCAGTACGACCAGCAGATCAGTCGTGAATGCGGCGACGCGGGCGCCTGCGCCAGCCGGCCGGGCCCAGGCGCGGGACCGCGCAAGCGCAGCGGCGAGACGCGCGGACGTCGGGGTCGTCGGCCGGGCGGCGCGGGCGGGCGGGGTCTGCGGCACCCCGGCGCGGGGTGCCATGGGCGGAGCCATCGGCGCCATCGGAGGCTGCTGCTGCGGTGGGTAGGTCATCCGGCAAGCGCTCCTCGAAGCAGATCAAAGGTTCCTGCGGCCAAGAACCCGGCTGGGAGCACGAGCGCGACCGCCATGCTGTCCACAATATCGGCCGTGCGCGACCAGCCGAGCGAACGGCTGCCGCGCGCGGCGGAAACGCTGAGCACGGCCGCCACACACGCCGCGAACAGCAGCGCTCCGGCTGCGACCGATGCGGTCAGGCCGATGAGCCCCGAGCCGATGCCCACCGCACACAGTAAGAGACCGACGAGCACCGCGATCCTGGGCGGGTTTCGCAGCTCAGACGAAACGGTGCGCCGAGAGGTCAGCACCATGCCGAGCGGCGCAAGCACCAGGAAGGCGATCGCCGAGATCTGTACGAGCAGGTCGCCGCCTGCGAGCAGAATCGCCGCCGCGGGGAGGCCAATCGCCACCAGCAGCGAGAGTAATAGGGTCGAGACCCGCAGCCGCGCCTCCGCGTTGCTGACGAGCTGGCGCACCCGGTCCGCCTCGACCAACGGGATGTACTCGGGCACGCGCCCCCGTACCGTCCAACGCAGCACCATGAATTTGCCGTAGTCGATGAAGTAGCCCTCATCGACGTTGACCAGCAGGCTCGGCAGCGCGCGCAGCGCGAGCACCGAGGCCGCGGCGAGCACGACGGCCAGCTGGGCCGGGCTCCACCGCAGCGAGGGGCTCGCGAGCGCGAGCGCCGCCACCAGCATCGCGATCACGACGACCGCTGACGCCCCGGCGCGAATGCGCGAGTGCTTCGTCGCGACCGCGAGCAGGGCCGCGAGCGTGGCCGCACCGGCCGCACCCATCGCGATCGCAAACGAAGCCGCGTCGTCGACGCCCGCGGGCACGCTCAGCACGCCGGCCAGCACGCCGAGCGCCAGGGGCGTCGCGAGGGTGCGGAAGTTATTGTTCTTTGCCGCCTGCTGCGCCCAGGCAAGGGTAGTGAGCACAGCGGCCAGCGCGATGACGCCAGCGGCGACCCAGCGCGAAGCCGCGTCGCCCGCGGCAACGGCGACGAGGGCAGCGGCGAGCGCGCACGCGACGAGCACCCAGGGCAGCGTGCGCACGCTTCCTGCCTGGTCAGCGCGACTACGCGCACGATCAGCGACGTGGGCGGAGTGCGTGACCGAATACAGGCCACCCTCGCGCAGCACGGCTGCGGTGGTCGCGGGATCGATCACAGTTCCGTCTGGACCGAGCACCTGATCGTGCGGTCCGAGGTGAACGCCTGCGGTCGCGAGCACGTGCGCGAGGGCGTCGCCCCGCGGGACGACGAGGTCGTGCTGTTTACCGGCTGCGCGCAGCGCGATGCGCCGAAGCTGGGTCGCGGCGGAGTTCACTGTCTCAGCTTACCGACTGTGGTTCGCGCCGGTCTCCCGTGCAGATCGCTGTCGCAGAGACGCCAAAAGGGCCCACGGGAGCATCCCGAGGGCCCTTCATTGGTGAAACTTACGCCGAGAAGCGGCCCGCATTGCGCGAGTCGCTCTGGTTGTACTGCTGCGAGATTTCCTCGGTGCTGCCGGCGATGCGCTCAAGGAGCATCTGCATCTCGGTCAGCGACTTCGTCCACTTGCGCTGCGCGGTGTCGTACGCCGCCTGCGACTCGCCACTCCACGCGGCGCGAAGCTTGCCGACCTCGGACTCGAGGCGCTCGATCTCGGCGCGAAGACCCTGTGCGCCGCTGCGGATCTGGCCGGAGAGGGCGCTGACCTGTGCGGTCTGTACTGACATTGACTGCATATCTAAATCCTTAACTCGTTCGATACTTAAAGAACGGAAACTACTAGGAGCCCATCATCGCGCCGAGGCCACTGATGGCCTGCTGGTGCGACTCTTCGGTGGCGGCCTGATCCTGCTCAGTGCCGCGCAGTGCGTTCTCAAGCTCGATGAGCACGTTGTTCAGGTTGACGGTCTCGGCGTCCCAACGCTGCATGAGCTGCGTGAACGAGACTGCCGCCGCGCCCTTCCAGAAGCCGCCCAGCTGTTCGATCTCGCCGCGAACCTTCTTGGTGCGCTGATCGATGCCGGCCTTCGCTTCCGCGACGGCCTGCTGCCCCTTGCGTAGGGCACCCTCTTCTGCGGAGATTACTTCAGCCAACTCGGCCTCCTTCAGTTTGCGCGTACCCTGAAAAGCACGCGAAATCAATGAACGTTCAAGAATTCACCCTTGGGGGTAAAAACCTTTCACCCCTTAAACCTACGAGTCATCTAGGTCTGTGACAAGCGCAGGCGTTACTCGCGCTCAAGAATTCTTGCGCCACGTTAGGATCGGTGGGAGTCTTACCCCTCCGCGCAGCCATACATACGGGAGAACAATGTGACCAGTTCCGCGCCCGACCTCGACGCCATTGTGCGCATCTCGGTCGTCCATGCAGAACGCCGCATTGACCTCGCGATCCCCGGCCGGCTGCCGCTCGTCGAGGTATTGCCCGGCATCGCGCGCGGCCTCGGCGTACTCGACCCGACGCTCTTGCACGGCGGGTACAAGCTCACCCGTGCGGACGGCGCAGAGCTCGACCCCACTCGTGGCGCGATCGTGCAGTCGATCGACCAGGGCGAGATCCTCACGCTTGCCCGCGGCGGACTCATCGCCGTCCCCAAGCGCTACGACGACGTCGTCGAGGCCGTCATCGACGCGACCTCCGCGCACCACGGAGCCTGGCGCCCCGAAGATGCGGCCCGCACGGCGACCGCAATCAGCCTGACGCTGCTGGCCCTCAGCGGGATCCTGCTCGGAATGCAGCCCCCCGGAAGCCTGCTGCCCGCCGTCATCGCCGGCGCGGGCGCCGCG
This genomic stretch from Leucobacter sp. CX169 harbors:
- a CDS encoding S8 family serine peptidase gives rise to the protein MLGAALLMGTPLAAGAVPNRAVLSGDERAAGLWYADRMKFDQIREQGLTGKGMTIAVIDSAINLEAPELQGADIEVRGQFCKNKETGEEPPAVSTDLARSHGTDVVSMLVGNGVAGDGGVGTRGIVPEAKILFYAVGLPMEAQAKDGSTACEAYNPVTGTFESDDPRESSDTAEWPILDPDALAARQAVEDGVDVISISRAASVFTSGWELAQIHAMRAGVPIVASTPNPTGEETYELKLPFGMNGVVAVGGVDVEGNVIRGLNMFGEVADAEGSSNLAVSGPAFELLSPSGSEGWGPSLASGTSIATPLIAGTIALGLEKYPEATAFQVLQSLIRNTGKVVDAEPVWSGREYGYGIVNPVSMLAVDPTQYPDENPLFVVSLDDPRCGVNPADYDDCDWALMLPTAKDVWPKESGGGNSGAEAENPFGSGILMATMVAGAVVLLAAGVTVPLIVARSKKKRKNLGEPSATSVGR
- a CDS encoding S8/S53 family peptidase; translation: MLVALLVAAPAAASALTVRTELSPDERAAGLWYADRMKFDQIREQGLTGKGVTIAVVDDAINLDAAELRGADIEVRGQYCENADTGESLPAISDDLNRSHGTSVVAMLVGNGVAADGGPGTLGIVPDAKILFYSADSKQVNKNGVTVCEAVDPDTGELQKDFTALPDDPMEAPITVGSAFAVSRAVEDGADIVSISSVASIWEGPVWALAEAQALRAGVPIVAGTSNPRMGRSVEEAMPYALNGVVAVGGVDNDGNVIRGQNTYGTDIEDAPGSKNLAFAAPGYEILAPAGNESWGPSLASGTSLATPLVAGVIALGIEKYPGTSAFQVLQAMIRTTGGEGISEPEWNGPTYGYGIVKPVAMLAVDPSQFPDENPLFVTSLTDPRCGSNASTFDECAWAIMMPLPDEVWPPNAVPGSVDTPSEGTGINAVLLLAAVFILLLLIAAVVTIVIVRSISRRASR
- a CDS encoding FHA domain-containing protein; amino-acid sequence: MTYPPQQQPPMAPMAPPMAPRAGVPQTPPARAARPTTPTSARLAAALARSRAWARPAGAGARVAAFTTDLLVVLLIAALTWVFTKSLLVGVVVLLEAAVILAVLEARTGVTIGNLLLRMRTVRDDAPFSPGVARGAVRALVQGAGSLVGFVGGIAVAATSAADPMRMGRSVADRAGRTLVVKVPSNAERQAWVQGAEAWAASAQAMGAAQAPAVAHQASAGQQPAQPQRVEPSVAPMQHVAPAAQVPQQVQPQQRPQAQPQPQAHAQPQPQQRPQVQSPPQPAAQAQQPAVSMAQAPAGQAVPPILRAPAPARGPATGTVPPAAGNAHAMPAGVVPVDAPIATPPQPVRHVEVGEQLLLTFDTGQRAQLSIPVAVNLGRKPDRTEQDDQLVVVQDSEGTVSKTHLRLDYRGDSVWLTDLGSTNGSEILDDTGEGSLLAKGSRVRLEDGSRVRIGNRSFTVATVRGQG
- a CDS encoding WXG100 family type VII secretion target codes for the protein MQSMSVQTAQVSALSGQIRSGAQGLRAEIERLESEVGKLRAAWSGESQAAYDTAQRKWTKSLTEMQMLLERIAGSTEEISQQYNQSDSRNAGRFSA
- a CDS encoding WXG100 family type VII secretion target — translated: MAEVISAEEGALRKGQQAVAEAKAGIDQRTKKVRGEIEQLGGFWKGAAAVSFTQLMQRWDAETVNLNNVLIELENALRGTEQDQAATEESHQQAISGLGAMMGS